A region of Vitis riparia cultivar Riparia Gloire de Montpellier isolate 1030 chromosome 1, EGFV_Vit.rip_1.0, whole genome shotgun sequence DNA encodes the following proteins:
- the LOC117915042 gene encoding phosphatidylinositol 3-kinase, root isoform: protein MKEMSGNEFRFFLSCDINLPVTFRIERLEGNLPSVKSSISEFDYTTEERRAELYVECALFIDGAPFGLPTRTRLESTGPSYCWNELITLSTKYRDLTAHSQLALTVWDVSCGKDEGLIGGATILLFSSKKQLKTGKQKLRLWPGKEADGSFPTATPGKVPRHERGELERLEKLVNKYERGQIQRVDWLDRLTFKAMEKIKERESCKSGSSHLYLVVDFCSFEHRVVFQESGANFFLPSPPIASTNELVIVWDPEVGKMNPSEHKQLKLARSLARGIIDRDLKPSNNERKSIQRILKYPPTRILSGDEKQLLWKFRFSLMSEKRALTKFLRCVEWSDLQEAKQALELMGKWEMIDVCDALELLSPVFESEEVRAYAVSVLERADDEELQCYLLQLVQALRFERSDKSRLCHFLVQRSLSNIELASFLRWYVTVELNDPAYAKRFYCTYEILEDNMMKLGAGANGDEDGLKLWQSLVRQTELTAQLCLIMRDVRTVRGGTQKKIEKLRQLLSGLLSELTYFEEPIRSPVAPGVLITGIVPSESSIFKSALHPLRLTFRTASGGSCKIIFKKGDDIRQDQLVVQMVSLMDRLLKLENLDLHLTPYRVLATGQDEGMLEFIPSSSLAQILSEHRSIISYLQKFHPDEHGPFGITATCLETFIKSCAGYSVITYILGIGDRHLDNLLLRDDGRLFHVDFGFILGRDPKPFPPPMKLCKEMVEAMGGAESPYYTRFKSYCCEAYNILRKSSNLILNLFHLMAGSNIPDIASDPEKGILKLQEKFKLDLDDEACIHFFQDLINESVSALFPQMVETIHRWAQYWR from the exons ATGAAAGAGATGAGCGGCAACGAGTTCCGATTCTTTTTGTCATGCGACATCAATCTTCCAGTTACCTTTCGCATCGAGAGGTTGGAAGGCAATTTGCCTTCTGTCAAGTCCTCTATCTCAG AATTTGATTACACTACAGAGGAGAGAAGAGCTGAGCTATATGTTGAATGTGCACTATTCATTGATGGTGCTCCCTTCGGGCTTCCCACTAGAACAAG GTTGGAATCTACAGGGCCATCATATTGCTGGAATGAACTCATTACTTTGAGTACAAAATATCGCGACCTAACTGCTCACTCACAACTTGCATTAACA GTTTGGGATGTTTCATGTGGGAAAGATGAGGGATTGATTGGTGGGGCTACCATTCTTCTCTTTAGCAGCAAAAAGCAACTCAAAACAGGGAAGCAGAAGCTTAGGCTTTGGCCTGGAAAAGAAGCAGATGGATCATTTCCAACAGCTACTCCTGGAAAG GTCCCTAGGCATGAGCGTGGAGAATTGGAGCGTCTAGAAAAGCTTGTGAACAAGTATGAAAGGGGACAGATTCAGCGTGTTGATTGGCTGGATCGCCTCACATTCAAAGCCATGGAGAAAATCAAGGAACGAGAAAGCTGTAAAAGTGGAAGTTCTCATTTATATCTGGTGGTTGATTTCTGCAGTTTCGAACATCGAGTTGTTTTTCAG GAGTCGGGAGCGAACTTTTTCTTGCCATCCCCTCCTATAGCTTCTACAAATGAACTTGTTATTGTGTGGGATCCAGAAGTGGGGAAAATGAATCCCTCCGAGCACAAGCAACTAAAGCTAGCAAGGAGTTTAGCTCGTGGTATCATTGACAGAGATCTCAAACCAAGcaataatgaaagaaa GTCCATACAACGGATATTGAAATACCCCCCAACAAGGATTTTGAGTGGAGATGAGAAGCAGCTTTTGTGGAAATTCCGTTTCTCATTGATGTCTGAGAAGAGGGCTCTCACGAAGTTTCTCCGCTGTGTTGAATGGAGTGATCTTCAG GAAGCAAAGCAGGCATTAGAACTGATGGGCAAGTGGGAAATGATAGATGTGTGCGATGCATTGGAGCTTCTGTCTCCCGTTTTTGAAAGTGAAGAG GTTCGTGCATATGCTGTCAGTGTTCTTGAAAGAGCTGATGATGAAGAGCTTCAATGTTACTTACTTCAACTGGTTCAGGCTCTTCGTTTCGAGCGCTCTGATAAATCTCGCCTTTGCCATTTCCTTGTGCAACGAT CATTGAGCAATATCGAGTTGGCTAGCTTTCTCCGATGGTATGTTACCGTGGAACTTAATGATCCTGCATATGCAAAGCGTTTTTACTGTACCTATGAGATCCTTGAAGACAATATGATGAAG TTGGGAGCTGGTGCAAATGGAGATGAAGACGGACTTAAGTTATGGCAGAGTTTGGTGCGTCAGACAGAACTGACAGCTCAGTTGTGTTTAATAATGAGAGATGTAAGAACTGTGCGTGGTGGAACCcagaagaaaattgaaaagcTTAGACAGCTTCTTTCTGGCCTTCTTAGTGAGCTTACCTATTTTGAAGAG CCAATACGATCACCAGTTGCACCAGGTGTGCTTATCACTGGTATCGTGCCTTCAGAATCATCAATATTCAAGAGTGCTCTTCATCCTTTACGCCTGACTTTCCGAACAGCAAGTGGTGGAAGTTGCAAGATCATATTTAAGAAGGGGGATGATATTCGACAAGACCAATTG GTTGTTCAAATGGTATCTCTCATGGATCGATTGCTTAAATTGGAGAATCTTGATCTACACTTAACTCCATACAGAGTACTAGCAACTGGACAGGATGAAGGCATGCTGGAATTCATACCATCCAGCTCTTTGGCGCAG ATTCTCTCTGAACATCGTAGTATTATAAGCTATCTGCAGAAGTTTCATCCGGATGAGCATGGGCCTTTTGGAATCACAGCCACCTGTCttgaaacatttataaaaaGCTGTGCTGGCTACTCAGTTATTACATATATTCTGGGCATTGGAGACAG GCACCTAGACAACCTTCTCCTTAGGGATGATGGGCGTCTGTTCCATGTtgattttggatttattttaggCCGAGATCCTAAGCCGTTTCCACCACCAATGAAGCTTTGCAAAGAAATGGTTGAGGCTATGGGTGGAGCAGAAAG CCCATACTATACCAGGTTCAAATCCTATTGTTGTGAAGCATACAATATCCTCCGCAAATCTAGTAACCTCATTTTGAATCTGTTCCATCTGATGGCGGGTTCCAATATTCCTGACATAGCTTCTGATCCTGAGAAAGGCATTCTTAAG CTTCAAGAGAAGTTTAAGTTGGACTTGGACGATGAGGCCTGCATTCACTTTTTCCAGGATCTTATCAATGAGAGTGTGAGTGCATTGTTTCCTCAAATGGTTGAAACAATTCATCGGTGGGCTCAATACTGGCGCTGA